One genomic region from Nostoc sphaeroides encodes:
- a CDS encoding MFS transporter, whose protein sequence is MDFVQVETNAPLTLEIPQIASPSTALSPISRIPKDAIRTSLKASTTDSVLAAIYSLGTGGILLSNFLVELGASPVVFGMLCSIPMLVNLIQPLGAYLSERSTSRFQYSLRTHGIGRLLWLVVVIGIVGVSLGVINTHQLVILTLLIVLFSNLLGGLGTASWLSWVAMIVPRQLRGRYFGIRNSASSLTNLVCVPIAGLVVSHWYGGSIQGYGVVLLVGIVFGIVGLGCQYFQVDMNPQSQNTYYGKLPQTNEIEQEAREQACRERSRTEVGSKGDSSDGDSTPPIAPASSIWKNSNFLRFLLYFSFWALAVNLSSPFFNLYMLDTLDLDVSYVTIYNSLQAGATLVMLIVWGKLADKIGNRPILICIGILVAATPLLWLGIGANRLDIWLWLPLLHILAGGTWAAIDLCNNNIQLAIAPIKNQSIYFATAAAVAGASGALGTTIGSFIVQFAQFGGLLGLFALSSLFRLTALIPLLFVKEARR, encoded by the coding sequence ATGGATTTTGTTCAGGTTGAAACAAATGCGCCACTGACTCTGGAAATTCCCCAGATTGCCTCACCATCCACAGCACTTTCTCCCATCTCTCGAATTCCCAAGGATGCGATTCGTACTAGTTTAAAAGCCTCCACTACAGATTCTGTCTTAGCAGCGATTTACTCCCTTGGAACTGGCGGGATTTTACTCAGCAATTTTTTGGTGGAATTGGGTGCTAGTCCAGTGGTATTTGGGATGCTGTGCTCTATCCCGATGTTGGTTAATCTTATTCAGCCGTTGGGTGCTTACTTGTCTGAACGTAGCACCAGCCGCTTTCAATATTCTCTTCGGACACACGGAATTGGTCGGCTGCTATGGCTGGTTGTAGTAATCGGTATTGTCGGCGTAAGTTTGGGAGTGATTAATACTCACCAGCTAGTGATATTGACACTCTTGATTGTTCTATTCAGCAATCTTTTAGGAGGACTAGGAACAGCATCGTGGCTAAGTTGGGTAGCAATGATAGTTCCCCGGCAATTGCGAGGCAGGTATTTTGGGATACGCAATAGTGCTTCTAGTCTCACCAATTTGGTTTGCGTACCAATAGCCGGTCTAGTTGTATCACATTGGTATGGTGGAAGTATTCAAGGCTATGGGGTAGTTCTGCTGGTAGGTATAGTGTTTGGGATTGTGGGATTGGGGTGTCAATATTTCCAGGTGGATATGAATCCGCAATCGCAAAACACTTATTATGGCAAGTTACCTCAAACAAATGAGATTGAACAAGAGGCAAGGGAGCAGGCTTGCCGTGAGCGTAGCCGAACGGAAGTAGGGAGCAAGGGGGATAGTTCAGATGGCGATTCAACCCCACCTATTGCGCCAGCTTCCAGCATCTGGAAAAATTCTAACTTTTTGAGATTTCTGCTGTATTTCAGCTTTTGGGCGCTTGCTGTTAACCTCAGCAGTCCTTTTTTTAACCTCTACATGCTCGACACCCTCGATTTAGACGTGAGCTACGTAACTATCTACAATAGCCTTCAGGCGGGGGCGACTTTGGTGATGCTCATTGTATGGGGCAAATTAGCAGACAAGATAGGCAATCGTCCCATTTTGATCTGTATTGGGATTTTGGTTGCAGCCACACCACTGCTTTGGCTGGGGATTGGTGCTAATCGCCTTGATATCTGGTTGTGGTTACCCCTGTTACACATCTTGGCTGGAGGTACTTGGGCGGCGATTGACTTGTGTAACAACAATATACAATTGGCGATCGCACCAATTAAAAATCAGTCTATCTATTTTGCGACAGCAGCTGCCGTTGCTGGAGCGAGTGGTGCTTTAGGCACAACTATAGGCAGCTTCATCGTCCAATTTGCTCAGTTTGGAGGCTTACTGGGGTTGTTCGCCCTCTCTAGTCTATTTCGACTAACAGCGCTTATCCCACTACTTTTTGTCAAAGAGGCAAGAAGGTGA
- a CDS encoding class I SAM-dependent methyltransferase, whose translation MINVHTRYWLKNDFYHVTTTVVNLLLARNPNRIKPKARFLNLGCGRKGIQTEDWLNCDGFLQTSVDYVFDLTGKMPFKDTRFEGVFTEHFFEHLIPDHTKIFLSECLRVLKPGGILRLSVPDGELYLDRYFNDHEWMMQRRPEVKPRTRMAIVNEVFRQGFEHQYCYDFETMKVVFEESGFKDVHRVDFETSNIPELLIDQESRRFESLYVEATKP comes from the coding sequence ATGATCAACGTTCACACGAGATACTGGCTTAAAAATGACTTTTATCACGTTACCACAACTGTGGTAAATCTGCTATTAGCCAGAAATCCAAATAGGATTAAGCCGAAGGCACGATTTCTCAATTTGGGATGTGGAAGAAAAGGCATTCAGACAGAAGACTGGCTAAACTGTGATGGTTTTCTTCAAACTAGCGTGGATTATGTTTTCGATCTAACCGGAAAGATGCCTTTTAAAGATACTCGTTTTGAAGGGGTTTTTACAGAACATTTTTTTGAGCATTTAATCCCTGACCACACCAAAATATTTTTATCAGAATGCCTTAGAGTACTCAAGCCCGGTGGGATTTTGAGGTTGTCTGTTCCTGATGGAGAGCTTTACCTAGATCGATACTTTAACGATCACGAGTGGATGATGCAGCGAAGACCTGAGGTCAAACCTAGAACACGTATGGCGATCGTCAATGAGGTATTTCGGCAAGGGTTTGAACATCAATATTGTTACGATTTTGAAACAATGAAAGTTGTGTTTGAAGAATCGGGATTTAAGGATGTACATAGGGTTGATTTTGAAACAAGTAATATTCCTGAACTATTAATAGATCAGGAGTCCCGAAGATTTGAAAGTCTATACGTAGAAGCTACCAAACCCTAA
- a CDS encoding RNA-guided endonuclease InsQ/TnpB family protein: MLTINYRYRIYPNITQEQWLFEWMDICRVAYNYGLREIKDWCNSRKCLVDRCSISHEYIMAADSPFPSEVKQLNALPNAKKVFPRLGEVPSQVLQQAIKQLHRAWDGFQKIGHGFPRFKKFGQFKSLLFPQFKENPVVGLNIKLPKLGLIPINLHRPIPNGFVVKQVRIINKADVWYADINIQCDVNVPNPMPHGHPIGVDVGLYKFLATSDGVLVKSPKFLKVMQSKLKLLQRRLSRKKKRSKNYEKQRIKVARLHHRIDKTRKDFHFKQAHALCDAGDMVFMEDLDYRTLAKGMLGKQMLDAGFGQFRAITKYVCWKRGKFFDEVNARGTSQECPECGAEVRKDLSVRVHHCASCNYTTDRDVASGQIIRNRGIELISTAGHVGIQNAYADGLLFGLGKLNLGQSRKPARE, encoded by the coding sequence ATGTTAACCATAAATTACCGCTACCGAATCTATCCAAACATCACTCAAGAGCAGTGGCTTTTTGAGTGGATGGACATTTGTCGCGTCGCCTATAACTATGGTCTGCGAGAAATTAAGGATTGGTGCAATAGTCGGAAATGTCTGGTTGACAGATGCTCGATTAGCCATGAGTACATCATGGCTGCTGACAGCCCTTTCCCCAGTGAAGTAAAACAACTTAATGCACTGCCAAACGCTAAAAAGGTATTTCCCCGATTGGGTGAAGTACCGAGTCAAGTTTTACAGCAAGCCATTAAACAATTGCACCGAGCATGGGACGGTTTTCAGAAAATTGGACATGGATTTCCCAGATTTAAAAAGTTTGGTCAATTTAAATCTTTATTGTTTCCCCAGTTTAAAGAAAATCCTGTAGTTGGGTTAAATATCAAACTCCCTAAACTTGGGTTAATTCCGATTAACTTGCATCGCCCAATTCCAAATGGATTTGTGGTTAAGCAAGTTCGGATAATTAATAAGGCGGATGTTTGGTACGCTGACATTAATATTCAATGTGATGTCAATGTTCCTAATCCGATGCCGCATGGTCATCCCATCGGGGTAGATGTGGGGCTATATAAGTTTTTGGCAACTAGTGATGGTGTTCTTGTGAAGTCGCCCAAGTTTTTGAAAGTGATGCAAAGCAAGCTGAAATTACTGCAACGCAGACTTTCTAGAAAAAAGAAGCGGTCTAAAAATTACGAGAAACAACGCATTAAAGTTGCTAGACTTCACCACAGAATTGATAAAACTCGTAAAGATTTCCACTTCAAACAAGCTCATGCCCTTTGTGATGCTGGTGATATGGTCTTTATGGAAGACTTGGATTACCGGACTCTGGCAAAAGGGATGCTGGGTAAACAGATGCTTGATGCTGGGTTCGGACAGTTCCGAGCTATAACCAAGTATGTGTGTTGGAAGCGTGGTAAATTCTTCGATGAAGTTAACGCAAGGGGGACTTCGCAGGAGTGTCCTGAGTGTGGTGCAGAAGTTAGAAAAGACTTGAGTGTTAGAGTACATCATTGTGCTAGCTGCAATTACACAACTGATAGAGATGTAGCTAGTGGTCAAATAATTAGAAACAGAGGAATAGAGCTAATTAGTACGGCGGGACACGTCGGAATCCAAAACGCCTATGCAGACGGTTTGCTCTTTGGATTGGGGAAACTCAATCTAGGTCAAAGTCGAAAACCCGCAAGGGAGTAA
- the psbV gene encoding photosystem II cytochrome c-550, with protein MFRRLIGVVVVTVLLSFQLLVGSATAVELDKATRTVPLNTQGETTVLSLKQVKEGKRLFNYACAQCHAGGVTKTNQNVGLTPDDLALATPNRNNIEGLVDYLKNPTTYDGEEEISEIHPSIKSADIFTAMRNLTDEDLEAIAGHILLQPKIVGTKWGGGKIYY; from the coding sequence ATGTTTAGAAGACTAATTGGCGTTGTTGTGGTTACTGTTTTACTCTCGTTTCAGTTGCTTGTCGGTAGCGCGACAGCAGTGGAACTGGACAAAGCTACCCGAACAGTGCCATTAAATACTCAGGGTGAGACCACCGTACTCAGCCTTAAACAAGTCAAAGAAGGCAAACGTTTATTTAATTACGCTTGCGCCCAATGTCATGCTGGGGGAGTTACCAAAACAAACCAGAATGTGGGACTCACTCCAGACGATCTGGCACTGGCAACACCCAACCGTAACAACATTGAAGGCTTAGTGGATTATTTGAAAAATCCCACTACTTACGACGGGGAAGAAGAGATTTCCGAAATCCACCCCAGTATCAAAAGCGCAGATATTTTCACAGCAATGCGAAATCTGACTGATGAGGACTTGGAGGCGATCGCCGGTCATATTCTCTTACAACCCAAAATCGTTGGCACTAAGTGGGGAGGTGGAAAAATCTATTACTAA
- the petE gene encoding plastocyanin — protein sequence MKLISASWRRLSLAVLTILLVVSSFAVFTPSASAETYKVKLGSDKGMLAFEPKKLTVKPGDTIEWVNNKVPPHNVVFDSAKNPAKDAALAKSLSHKNLLMSAGQKETTTFPADAPAGDYTFYCEPHRGAGMVGTITVQG from the coding sequence ATGAAATTGATTTCGGCAAGCTGGCGACGCCTTAGTTTAGCTGTGTTGACAATCCTTTTAGTTGTTAGCAGCTTTGCTGTTTTTACCCCCAGTGCCTCGGCTGAAACCTACAAGGTGAAATTGGGTAGCGATAAAGGGATGCTGGCATTTGAACCGAAAAAGTTGACAGTTAAACCAGGTGACACAATTGAATGGGTGAACAATAAAGTTCCTCCCCATAATGTTGTGTTTGATTCTGCCAAAAACCCCGCCAAGGATGCCGCTTTAGCAAAATCTCTGTCTCATAAGAATTTGCTGATGAGTGCAGGTCAAAAGGAAACAACCACCTTCCCCGCAGACGCACCTGCTGGTGACTACACCTTCTACTGCGAACCCCACCGTGGTGCTGGCATGGTTGGTACAATCACTGTTCAAGGCTAG
- the petJ gene encoding cytochrome c6 PetJ has protein sequence MKILLLILLLAIALFKLTFISPALAAEISNGAKIFEANCASCHIGGGNILISQKTLKKEALSKYLENYDSDSIEAIIHQVQNGKNAMPAFKGKLSSEEILEVAAYVFQNAEQGW, from the coding sequence TTGAAAATACTTTTATTAATCCTACTGTTAGCGATCGCTCTATTCAAATTGACATTCATTAGTCCAGCACTAGCTGCCGAAATATCCAACGGCGCTAAAATTTTCGAGGCTAACTGCGCTTCTTGCCATATAGGTGGCGGTAATATCCTTATTAGCCAGAAAACCTTGAAAAAGGAAGCATTGTCAAAGTACTTAGAAAATTATGATAGCGACTCAATCGAGGCGATTATCCACCAAGTACAAAATGGTAAAAATGCCATGCCTGCCTTTAAAGGTAAATTAAGTTCTGAGGAGATTCTGGAGGTAGCTGCTTACGTTTTTCAGAATGCAGAACAAGGCTGGTAA
- a CDS encoding esterase/lipase family protein, with product MPLPTVIVPGYLESAIAYRQLEQSLQQLDFPTLTVPLRRRDWLPTIGGRPVTPILQQLDLTIKQTLEQYNATQINLIAHSAGGWISRIYMGEKPYLGRGNVKLSLWKGHPLIATLITLGTPHISQERWTRSNLDFVTNNYPGAFYKNVNYVCVAGKTIFGQRRRGSWLAYSSYQLTCGKGDTWGDGITPIEAAHLEGAENLVIEGVRHSPRSPGIWYGSPEPLKAWAQYLI from the coding sequence ATGCCCTTACCGACAGTTATTGTACCTGGGTATCTAGAAAGCGCGATCGCTTACCGCCAACTAGAACAATCCCTACAACAGTTAGATTTTCCTACACTTACAGTACCACTGCGACGGCGTGACTGGCTACCCACTATTGGAGGAAGACCTGTAACGCCAATTCTGCAACAACTTGATCTTACAATCAAGCAGACATTAGAGCAATATAATGCTACTCAAATTAACTTGATTGCTCACTCAGCCGGAGGTTGGATATCTCGCATCTACATGGGAGAAAAGCCTTATTTAGGACGCGGTAACGTTAAACTATCTCTCTGGAAAGGGCATCCTCTGATTGCTACTCTCATCACCTTGGGTACACCTCATATTAGTCAAGAACGCTGGACGCGCTCCAATCTAGATTTTGTCACCAATAACTACCCAGGAGCTTTTTACAAAAACGTTAATTACGTTTGTGTGGCTGGCAAAACTATCTTTGGCCAAAGGCGGCGCGGTAGTTGGTTAGCTTACAGTAGTTACCAATTAACCTGTGGTAAGGGCGACACTTGGGGAGATGGAATCACACCCATTGAAGCTGCTCACCTGGAAGGGGCAGAAAATCTGGTGATTGAAGGTGTGAGGCATTCTCCGAGAAGTCCTGGGATTTGGTATGGTTCACCAGAACCCTTAAAAGCTTGGGCGCAATATTTGATTTAA
- a CDS encoding cytochrome b N-terminal domain-containing protein → MQSTQFDRILRRVATIISVVILTLCLIYISTGVMLSFYYEPTAGGAYNSLKMINTQLPYGWLFWRAHDIAGNAVIAIALIQIVVMFLGRQFRKSWLAAWISGILLTLSAIGLNWTAMILDWTQEGYWRFNIELGTIEAIPFIGGQLREILTGGGAINTTTIEHLYTIHSYLISVTTLILAIVHLSALLWQEWEIYQETPRPEIGNLQQPPEGEFIPSQS, encoded by the coding sequence ATGCAAAGCACCCAGTTCGATAGGATTTTGCGACGAGTAGCGACGATAATATCGGTCGTGATTCTGACTTTGTGCTTAATTTATATCTCGACCGGAGTAATGCTGTCTTTTTACTATGAACCGACAGCAGGCGGAGCTTATAACTCATTGAAGATGATTAATACACAACTACCATACGGGTGGTTGTTTTGGAGAGCGCATGATATTGCTGGTAACGCAGTAATTGCGATCGCTCTGATTCAAATTGTAGTGATGTTTTTAGGTCGGCAATTTCGCAAGAGTTGGCTGGCTGCTTGGATTAGTGGGATTTTGTTAACCTTAAGTGCGATCGGGCTGAATTGGACAGCGATGATTTTAGATTGGACTCAGGAGGGATACTGGCGTTTTAACATTGAACTAGGAACCATAGAAGCCATTCCTTTTATTGGTGGACAACTCCGCGAGATCCTAACTGGCGGTGGAGCCATTAACACAACTACTATCGAACACCTTTACACAATTCACAGTTATCTGATTTCTGTGACGACGCTAATTCTTGCCATAGTTCATTTATCTGCTTTACTGTGGCAGGAATGGGAAATATATCAAGAAACGCCAAGACCAGAAATTGGTAATTTACAACAACCGCCAGAAGGCGAATTTATTCCTTCCCAAAGCTAA
- a CDS encoding cation:proton antiporter produces MEASFEITVQMAIAVFAGISAQVLAAYLRVPSIVLLLLLGILFGSDGIGLLHPHSLGTGLEVIVALATAIILFEGGLNLDLRELGRVSVSLQLLVTQGTLITLLGGSMAAHWLGEFPWNIAFLYASIIVVTGPTVVGPLLKQINVDRQVATLLEGEGVLIDPVGAILAFVVLDTILNGDADPINAIVGLLMRLGVGAAIGGAGGYLMSLIFKRASFLSFELKNLVVLAILWSLFTLSQMIRSESGVMTTVVAGAVFANSSVPEERLLRSFKGQLTILSVSVLFILLAADLSIASVFALGWGSLFTVLVLMFVVRPINILLCTWNSDLNWRQKVFLSWVAPRGIVAASVASFFAISLTQRGINGGDSIKALVFLTIIMTVVCQGLTAGWVAKWLQITSKDVTGAVIVGCNPLSLLIARFFQERGENVVMIDTDPQYLVQAEAQNLRVIASSALDAAVLEEAGLGSMGTFLAMTSNGEVNFVLAQRAAEEFSPPRVLAVFPRDPQANISASNKVEQAFIPDLGIKTWNEYLNDGRVKLGTTTLDELEFSTQCDRIQEKIRTGVLIPLLVEREERLQVMPVNQEWEIGDRIIYLLHDPRPSLLKRLSGATQSTPLSLEKLPEVEDLSLVQLSASEVPGG; encoded by the coding sequence ATGGAAGCATCTTTTGAAATTACGGTACAGATGGCGATCGCTGTCTTTGCTGGCATTAGCGCCCAAGTGCTAGCTGCATACCTTCGTGTCCCCAGCATCGTCTTATTATTGCTGTTGGGCATTCTGTTTGGCTCTGATGGTATAGGGCTATTGCATCCCCATTCGCTAGGCACTGGACTAGAAGTTATTGTCGCCCTCGCCACGGCAATAATTTTGTTTGAAGGCGGACTTAACTTGGATTTACGAGAGTTAGGCAGAGTTTCAGTCAGCTTGCAATTGCTGGTCACTCAAGGAACGCTGATCACATTGCTAGGTGGGAGCATGGCAGCCCACTGGCTGGGCGAATTTCCTTGGAACATAGCTTTTCTCTATGCTTCCATAATCGTGGTGACAGGGCCAACCGTCGTTGGCCCTTTGCTGAAACAAATTAATGTAGATCGGCAAGTGGCAACACTTTTGGAAGGGGAGGGGGTTTTAATTGACCCTGTAGGGGCTATCCTCGCCTTCGTTGTCCTCGATACGATTTTGAACGGTGATGCTGACCCCATCAATGCGATCGTTGGTTTGCTGATGCGCCTGGGTGTTGGTGCGGCAATTGGTGGTGCTGGCGGTTATCTGATGAGTTTGATTTTCAAACGCGCCAGTTTTCTGTCATTCGAGCTAAAAAACTTAGTGGTATTGGCGATACTTTGGAGCCTGTTTACCTTATCGCAAATGATCCGCAGTGAATCGGGAGTAATGACAACAGTAGTTGCAGGAGCAGTTTTTGCTAACTCCTCAGTCCCAGAAGAACGCTTATTAAGGAGCTTTAAGGGTCAACTGACAATCCTCAGCGTCTCGGTGCTATTCATCTTATTAGCTGCTGATTTATCCATTGCCAGTGTGTTTGCTTTGGGTTGGGGTAGTTTATTCACCGTTTTGGTATTAATGTTTGTCGTTCGCCCAATTAATATCCTGTTGTGTACCTGGAACAGTGACTTAAACTGGCGACAAAAAGTATTTTTAAGCTGGGTTGCTCCTAGAGGAATTGTTGCTGCCTCCGTCGCTTCTTTTTTTGCGATTTCGCTGACACAGCGCGGCATTAACGGCGGTGATTCCATCAAAGCTTTAGTTTTCCTCACAATTATCATGACTGTTGTCTGCCAAGGGCTAACAGCTGGCTGGGTTGCTAAATGGCTGCAAATAACTTCCAAAGACGTAACTGGGGCAGTGATTGTGGGTTGTAATCCCTTGAGTCTTTTGATTGCCCGCTTCTTTCAAGAACGGGGAGAAAACGTAGTCATGATTGATACTGACCCCCAATATCTTGTTCAAGCTGAGGCGCAAAATCTTCGAGTTATTGCCAGCAGTGCGCTAGATGCTGCTGTTTTGGAAGAGGCGGGACTTGGCTCTATGGGTACTTTTTTGGCTATGACTAGTAATGGCGAGGTAAATTTTGTTTTGGCTCAACGAGCAGCTGAGGAGTTTAGTCCGCCGCGCGTTTTAGCTGTTTTCCCCCGCGATCCGCAAGCGAATATTTCGGCTAGTAATAAAGTTGAGCAAGCTTTTATCCCAGACTTAGGGATTAAAACTTGGAATGAATATTTGAATGATGGGCGAGTCAAGTTAGGGACAACTACGTTAGATGAGTTGGAGTTTTCTACTCAATGCGATCGCATCCAAGAAAAGATTCGGACTGGGGTGTTGATACCGTTATTGGTAGAACGAGAAGAACGTTTACAGGTAATGCCAGTTAATCAAGAGTGGGAAATTGGCGATCGCATTATTTACCTGTTGCATGACCCCAGACCTAGCCTTTTAAAACGCTTATCTGGTGCTACTCAATCCACTCCCCTCTCTTTAGAAAAGCTACCAGAGGTTGAAGACCTATCCCTCGTCCAATTGTCCGCTAGTGAGGTTCCTGGGGGATGA
- a CDS encoding SRPBCC family protein produces MTKQQNATENLDSQSPNDDIYLEGDLTVDAVVAAKVEVKIEKIAERQRQITAKVQIPQPVEQIWKVLTDYEALPDFLPNLAKSRLIEHPNGGIRLEQVGSQRLLNFNFSARVVLDLEEYFPKEINFRMVEGDFKGFSGSWCLEPYSFGEYVGTNLCYTIQVWPKLTMPVGIIENRLSKDLRSNLLAIHQRVEELAKH; encoded by the coding sequence GTGACTAAACAACAGAACGCAACAGAGAACCTTGATTCCCAGTCTCCTAATGATGATATCTACCTCGAAGGGGATTTGACTGTTGATGCAGTCGTGGCAGCTAAGGTAGAAGTTAAAATTGAGAAAATAGCAGAGCGACAGCGACAAATCACCGCCAAAGTCCAAATTCCCCAACCAGTGGAACAAATCTGGAAGGTTCTGACAGATTATGAAGCCTTACCTGACTTTCTCCCCAACCTCGCCAAAAGTCGTCTAATCGAGCATCCCAATGGTGGAATTAGACTGGAGCAAGTAGGCTCACAGCGCTTACTGAATTTCAACTTTAGTGCGCGGGTAGTTTTGGATTTGGAAGAATACTTCCCCAAAGAAATTAACTTCCGCATGGTGGAGGGAGATTTTAAAGGTTTTTCTGGTAGCTGGTGCTTAGAGCCTTATTCTTTCGGTGAGTATGTCGGAACAAATCTTTGCTACACAATTCAAGTTTGGCCTAAACTCACCATGCCAGTGGGAATCATTGAAAACCGCTTGAGTAAAGATTTGCGGTCAAATCTTCTGGCTATTCATCAACGTGTAGAAGAGTTAGCCAAGCATTGA
- a CDS encoding GAF domain-containing protein — protein sequence MKKPLSSPPHYVDDIDRLQPYQVKSMQHQEEPARKLVQKINQIIANSSATALMLQDIAQLLGVVFQVDCCCLVSVTGETSDEATTTNWCADEYLGLPHQEEMFSMEQLLMHSPVLQCAAEPLTIEDISIIQNSLVIGCKYLPLPIKAVLAIPTRFGGNNNGVISLIKFQPYDWSESEKQLLKQVESACAIAFSRVAQAQLIAHQQQSLQKTKQYQSLIKQLTLLSRSNLELNQMLQLVIASTAESLQADRGLLILLKYTDPLFRTQAKKQIPKAKARVVGEWAKEIQISRTTKPDTLEDQFFLLSECGLCQRAFIDSAKPVIFENYTEQNDTSSAAALFATEQLPAVLLVPLESQGKILGFLVLQQAVTRSWQAAELNLVELVCAQVSNAIIQSQTLRQVQTLVDERTAKLQSSLELQAKLHERTRQYVEQLRKLNELKDEFLSNMSDRLRYPLTNMLMSIRNLRLPGIAPERQARYMDILEQECTKEINLINDLLTLQKLESPHEAPQLESIDLNTKIQNITASFEKKLAEKGLNISVDLPEKSLKLQTELESFDRILQELLTNACKYSQHDTMVRLEASHQVDQQIDQVIIKVTNTGRAISQEEATYIFDKFRRGKGRWTPGTGLGLALVKSLVQHLNGAIAVESLPISDSEQSEICFTLTLPQFSDESKP from the coding sequence ATGAAAAAGCCTTTATCGTCGCCGCCACATTATGTAGATGACATAGATCGACTACAACCTTACCAAGTCAAATCGATGCAGCATCAGGAAGAACCTGCCCGCAAGTTGGTACAAAAGATTAACCAAATCATTGCCAATAGCTCCGCTACGGCCTTGATGCTGCAAGATATTGCCCAATTGCTAGGAGTTGTCTTTCAAGTAGATTGTTGCTGCTTGGTTTCAGTAACGGGTGAGACATCCGACGAAGCAACTACTACTAATTGGTGTGCTGATGAGTATTTAGGGTTACCACACCAAGAAGAAATGTTTTCGATGGAACAGTTGCTTATGCACTCGCCAGTGCTGCAATGTGCTGCTGAACCATTGACTATTGAAGATATTTCTATCATTCAGAACAGTCTGGTAATTGGGTGTAAATATTTGCCACTACCGATAAAAGCTGTTTTGGCAATTCCCACTCGGTTTGGTGGCAATAATAATGGCGTGATTAGTCTGATAAAATTCCAACCCTATGATTGGAGTGAATCAGAAAAACAACTGCTAAAACAGGTAGAATCGGCTTGCGCGATCGCTTTTTCTCGCGTAGCACAAGCCCAGCTAATTGCTCATCAACAACAGTCTCTGCAAAAGACCAAGCAGTATCAAAGCTTGATCAAGCAACTAACACTACTGAGCCGTAGCAACTTGGAGCTTAATCAAATGCTCCAGTTAGTTATCGCCTCTACTGCGGAATCTCTACAGGCAGATCGGGGTTTGCTCATATTACTAAAATATACAGACCCATTATTTAGGACTCAAGCTAAAAAACAAATTCCGAAAGCGAAAGCTAGAGTGGTTGGTGAATGGGCTAAGGAAATACAAATTTCTCGCACTACTAAACCAGATACCTTAGAAGATCAGTTTTTCTTGCTTTCGGAGTGTGGTTTATGCCAGCGTGCCTTCATAGATTCTGCCAAACCAGTAATCTTTGAGAATTACACTGAGCAAAATGATACTTCGTCAGCTGCTGCATTATTTGCAACAGAGCAATTGCCTGCGGTCTTATTAGTGCCATTAGAGAGTCAAGGTAAAATCTTAGGATTCTTGGTGCTACAGCAAGCTGTCACTCGCAGTTGGCAAGCAGCAGAATTAAATCTTGTGGAACTGGTTTGTGCTCAAGTAAGTAACGCCATTATTCAGTCACAGACATTGCGCCAAGTGCAAACTTTGGTAGATGAGCGGACGGCGAAACTACAGAGTAGTCTAGAACTCCAGGCAAAGTTGCATGAAAGAACCCGGCAGTATGTTGAGCAACTGCGGAAACTCAATGAACTCAAAGATGAATTTTTGAGCAACATGAGCGATCGCTTGCGCTATCCTTTGACAAACATGCTGATGTCAATTCGGAACTTACGTTTGCCAGGAATCGCGCCAGAGCGTCAGGCTCGATATATGGATATCTTAGAGCAGGAATGTACAAAGGAAATCAACTTGATTAATGACTTGTTGACACTCCAGAAACTAGAATCGCCTCATGAAGCCCCGCAATTAGAATCTATAGATTTAAATACTAAAATCCAGAATATAACAGCATCTTTCGAGAAAAAACTCGCAGAGAAAGGATTAAATATTTCTGTAGATTTACCAGAGAAATCGCTAAAACTGCAAACGGAACTGGAGAGTTTTGACCGCATCCTGCAAGAATTGTTAACAAATGCCTGTAAATACTCACAGCATGATACAATGGTGCGCCTTGAAGCCTCTCACCAAGTTGATCAACAAATTGATCAAGTTATCATAAAGGTGACGAATACAGGACGTGCCATCTCTCAAGAAGAAGCGACCTACATCTTTGACAAGTTCCGTCGCGGAAAAGGGCGCTGGACTCCGGGGACTGGCTTGGGACTTGCTTTAGTCAAGTCTTTAGTGCAGCATCTGAATGGAGCGATCGCAGTTGAAAGTCTGCCAATTTCGGATTCTGAACAGAGCGAAATTTGCTTCACCCTGACTCTGCCCCAATTTTCTGACGAAAGCAAACCATAA